The following nucleotide sequence is from Synchiropus splendidus isolate RoL2022-P1 chromosome 14, RoL_Sspl_1.0, whole genome shotgun sequence.
ATAAATCTTCAGGCAGCAGAAACGTGAGGCCCCATCTCTGCCTTGTATAGGGCCACTTGAGGCATACAAAaattatttcaggctaaaaatgaTCTTGGATTCTGATGCTGCCAACAGACAccagttttattattgaagtcCCACATATTTCACTTTATATCATCAAAcaagatgacatttttttccattaatatATTTGATGTGACAGAGTAATGCTAAccacatgctaatgctaataagAGGTCAAATGGAAAGAAGGGAAAACACCACGTTCCTCAGAAAAACTCCAGATGTGGCAGAACATTGGAACTGCAGGTCTTTTTCTTCTGCCACTTCAGAATAAGTGTCAAGCACAGGGATGAAACACGTCATGCTGTAATGTCTTACCCCAACTACATGGGATGAGAGGCCGGGGACAACCAGGGCAAGCAGTTGACGACACCCAAGGTGCTTCATACAATCCATTCAAtaaagtctccagcttcataCGAGTTCAGTAAAAGTAGAATTATTATTGCTAACAGCATTGTCCATAACAATTGCCCACAGACAAGGACATTGCAAAAACAACGTTCCTTCCAAGACGCAGTTCAGTGATTACTCCTTCTAGGTAATCCTGATTTTAAACTATTGCGCGTGGTTTCGGAACATAACCGTGGTTAAATGAGGGAACACAGTACATGTAAACCAGTATGGCAGGATCTTGTATATTATACATCAGCATGTGCATGGATTGGAGGTTTACCCTTGAAATGTTAAAAGTAAAATCTGTGGCAATGGTGTCACGTCTGTTCAGGGAAGAAATgctggaaaaaatatatatatatatttattactcCTACACAAATGTCAGTGCTTGTACTGACATGGTATTGGGACATTCTTACATCCCATTTAGCTGGGACTGACTCACCCCATGATCCataaagcaaatgaaaagaaaaatggctgaacaatggtgtgtgtatatatatatatatatatatatatatatatatatatatatatactgctgaAAAATATGGTGACTGGGGTGAACCTTGTTGGGTTCATAATCTTacagactgtgttctgtcaCTTCTATTTCAGGGTCGAATTGTGGCTGTGAGAGTAAGAAGACATGAATGCGACGAGACGTTGCAGCTTTGTGTTCGCAATCACATGTCTAATGTTTGCCTTTAATGCCAGTAATGTTTTTGTATGCTGCCGTAACGACCACATTGTCCCCATTGTGGAAGAATAATCAGATTTTTATATGCGTTTTCAATTGAACATCATTGTCGACAAAACAGTGACACAACAACAGACCCCTTAGTGAAGCGATGGGAGGCAGAACTGGCAACAATAAAGTTGAACGGCAGTAAAACCTTTGACAAATTTGACGGGACACTGGCTCTCATGAAGCAAAGGTCAGGTTTTGAGCATTAAAAAAATCCTCTCCAGACTACTGCCAGCTGCAGCATaacatatttgtttttccattttttatccACTGTATCCACTCAGCTGGAGTCTCTAAAGAACAGGTCACCCATACTAATTCATCACAGTACTTAAAAAGATATTGTGGCCtaccatgagaaaaaaaaaatacataccaCTCAGCTGACTGGGTCGgggaactggacaagccagcCAAAATGGCTGAGGATCTCGGTTGACATAAAAATAACAGAGTTCACATCACACCAACTGTGAACTGACTCACAGCTCCTAAACCCACAAGTGCTGTAACAGTTCAAAACCTAATCAACTAAAAGGTGCTGTTATTCGATGTAAACCCAAAATATTTGCTCTTGCGAGATTGGAAGGCAAATCTGTCTTAACTACAGTGTAATGAGACGACTAGAAGGCAGCAAAACAGGTGGCCAGGCATGTGCGTTATTAGAAATATTACCCGGCATTAGCCACTGCATGTAAGCAGATTAGTTCCCATTCAGCAAAGACCTGTTGAGTTGTCTGATCATACGGGCTCGTTTGAAATCAACACACGTGCGCGCGCGGGTATAAAGCTGCGCAAAGCAAACACGGTGAGATTTAGCAGTTTGAACCCAAGACTGTGTCACATGACGCGGTTTTCACGCTGAGGGCGGTTGGATttgagcagaagcagaagttgCGAGGCCGGTCTGTCACCGCGCGGACATGCAACAGCTGTCTGTCCGTCTTCCCACAGTGGAGCACGAGCCTCCGATTCACACAGGTGGACGCGAAGTTGAGCGTCGGAACAAGACTGCCGAGGTTCTACTCACGTCCCGAGGACTTCCTTGAAGTCAAAGATAGTCTTGATATCATCGACGTGCTTCTTCCAAGAGCCGTGCGTGGACTCGCCGTTTTCTTTCGCCATTTCTCTGCTCGCCGAGCTCGCCGCCGCCGTCTCCGACAAATAGATGATTTGGAGGCAAAGTCGAGCACTTGGTGTCTTCCTGCCAGCGGAGACCCGGAGGTCTTCAGCCCATGTATGCTGGcaccagaggagcagcagcaggaggaggaggcaagtCCTGCACTAATCTGTTTGACGTAGCGGCTCGGGAGCGCGAGCCTCGCCTCCGTCCAGCTCTCAGTGACCGGGaaacacctcctcctccccggGCGGCTTCAGGCGGTGATGCGGTTAGGTGAAGTCGGGCTCCGCTTGGTGGTGGTTGTTATAGAGACGGGAGGCGGAGCGGGAGAAGCCGCTCCCGTCTCCGACTCAGCCATTCAAGTGTTCGCATTGCACCAAATCACCGGCCCGGTGGAGTCTCCCGACCTGAGCGAGGGTCCGATCCGGATCTATTTTCTTAAAAACCACTCCGCCACGTTGGTTAATTCAGGGTACACAGTCGGTTACTGTGCGTTGTGGAGGGATATTTAAACTCCTCGCAAAACTGCCATGTTATAATAAGAATGCCTATAGTTGAATCCACTTTTTACATTCTCTGTAAACCATTATAGTCTCCTGGATCATTGACAACCAATTTATTTGATATAAAACTTGAAACTACACCAAATACCTCAATGGATTGAAGGCTGGTAGGCTTTTGTTAGTTACGGGATATACgataatgcaaaacaaatgggaTGAAATGTGTTGGTTGcagattgaaaaatgaaaaagcaagaGACAAAGATGCAATGCAAAGTGAAAAtagatttatttgaaaatatttaaatgttctACTTATTTACATCAGTTGAAATCTTAACCCCACGATCACTATTCCCAGATTTGCGACATTAATGCCTAGACATACACCTATGAACAGATGGATATTTCTCAGTGGTAACATCACAACTTCAGCAACAAGTTTCTCATCCGTCAAGTCAGAAATGTGAACATGATCCTGAAATGATTACAAAGGTCATATCCAGTAAGTGCTTCTGTTGACTGATAGAACAGTCTACAACGTTGCTGGTGCCTTTCAACAGAAACCATTGTGCCTTCACTGCGACAGCAGTCTTCTAAATTGAACTTATTCCCTTCGCACAACAACTAAAACATGAGTTTAAAATCTAATAAAAAGGATCAATCCTTGACAGATACATTTTAATGTGGTCTAAAGGTCCACTCGGTGGCCCTGCTGTGAGAGTCAGCTGCAGGTCAGCACACACTAAAATGTAGCGTGACTCGAGTCACTCCTAGGAGAAGGTGGCAGAGAGGAtggcctcctgctgctgctgatgaagagTCCCGATGCCGACTGCTGGAGCGGGCAGAGCGGGTCGGCTCACTAACCGCAGCTGGAACACAAAATTTAAAACTCGAGTCATGATACTTTTGACGACACGCACAACTAAAAACAGAGCTCACCTTGCAGGCCAGCTGCTTCTCAAACCTGGGAGCTACGAAAGACCAGGCGCCCATGTTCTGAGGCTCCTCCTGGCTCCACACAAACTCTGCAAGAAAAGTTGGATCTAGTCAGATACATGTTGTCGGTAGTAAGCAAAGGGTCCAGTATATTCTCTTGTACTTCCTCCAGAGAGCTGCTCATTTAAACATGAATTGTACCTCAATAGTGCTGTTTAACTTGGTGATATTGTGCTTTATTTTGGTGATATTGTCCTCTGACATGACTGTAAAGCATTGCAAAGTGCCTTGCTGTACAAATAAGTGTGTGGGAGGGACGCCCACTCACTTATTTGTATTTATGCGGTTGTCTGTAAAACACCAGCTGCGGCAATGTAAAGCAGGAATTATTTTTCCCGTTTCCGTAACACACACTTCATCTGGCTGATCATGTGATCATTTATATTTGAGTAATGTGAGTAACCTAATGGCTGTCTCTGTTGCACAGTGTCACGGTAGAAAGAGTGTGGGGGCAGAAGAAAGAGCAGGCAAGCCAGTTGACCTTTGGCATTTGTGTACTTGTTGAGCTCCTGCTGAAGAGCCTCCAGTGGGAACGGGCACAGCTCCTCCACCCTGATGATGGCCGCGTTCTGCTGGGCTGATGGGGTCGACTCCCTCTGCTTCAGCAAGGCGTAGTAGTGTTTGCCAGAGCACAGCACCACCTTCTGGACACTGCGAGGCAACACAGCATTGTCTCATCTTAGTGCAAAATCAGAAAATGGTGAGAACCAGACAGTCTAGCCAGACCACCttcttttaaaacaatttaGGACCACAGGATTTGCTTTATAGCAGACGGATGTTTGGAGCCTCTCATACCTTTCTGCAGGGACTGAATTATCTCCCAGCACTGGTCTGAAGGACGTTCCTGGAGCCATATCGCTAAGACTGGACGCTGCCCCCTGCAAGGCAAAAAatgattgttctttttttctagGAAATTTTAGGAGCCTACAAATCACGAACAGAAATGATCAAGATGCCTACGGAAAATCTCAGGAGAGTTTTGGGTCCAACGACGATGAGAGGTTTGCGGAAGTTGCGGATCATCTGTCGCCTCAGCAGGTGGAAGTACTGGGCCGAGGTGGTGGGATTGACAACCGCCATGTTCACCTGGTCACTGTCCACTCCCTCCTCTTTACTGTCACACATCTGAAATACAGGAAACCTCAAGTGACCTTTCATATCCCAGTAAAAAAGCAAAGACGTTTCCTTGAATCTGAATGTGAAAACACTGATCAGGTGCACGCCATGTGTCTCAACACACAGGCCagatagttttattattttcctcACACGAATATGAATCCTGGGCCTCTAGTTCAACCATAAACTGGGATGTTGCACCTGAAGCTGGAGATTGGTGTGTTGTAATACTTTGACGACGTCAacagtacaaaaacacatttcagttgcAATCCACGTCTAAAAGGTATCAGTTTATCGACACTTTACTTGTCGGTAAGGTAAAACCCAAATGAAGTAGGCAGGAAATTGTTCAAGGAGGTTCCATGTTGCAGCTAGTTATCAAAAGGCATGAGCCCAGGGATTAGTGAACATGTTTGGGGGATTTATTTACACGTAAACACAAGAGCACCAACAGGACCAACTGTATTTTAATCCTTTAATATGATTATACATGAGCAACAAGTGAATTACTGTCTCATCATTGACATCAGCTGCAGAGAATTAACCAAAGAGGGCTGGCAAAGCAAATCACTCAGCCGTGGCTGGATGGATATCAACGACACGCTTCTGAGTGGTAGTGTATTATAACACTCCACGACAAAGAGCACAGTccccacacacagccacatggAGTTGCACCTGCTGTCACATGCATGTTGAGTGAGCACGTTCAGATCGGATTCTAATGAGGTCATGACCTCTCCTGCACAGAAGCATGGCCTCCTCTCCTGACTCTTAATGACACAGAGTGAATGACTGTTCACTGATGAGCGGCTCGACTGTCTCACGACCGTCAGGACGACAGTTCACTTCAGCTCTGATCATCCTATTACAACTAGTATTTGCTCTGCTACTGACTCAGTACACAGGCAGAAGGTACTCACACCAGACATGGAAGACCTCCATGTTGATgctattttgaggaacaaatgTTAAAGATGTTCACTTGTGgctatgcttgttgtttgtgtaCTTGAATGCCAGTGAATTGACGTAGGATCACCATCACAAAAAATGTTATGAAGACTTATGATGTCGAGGTCTCCAGGTCGAAAGGTGTTCAAAGCAAACATGGAAGGTTCAGTTATCTGTTAGAGGGATAATATCTGGTTTTGTTCACTCCTAAGCAGCTACCACATTCTGAACCGATGAAGTCCAATGTCTCATATTACAACAGAAAAGTCAAACTCAAACGCAAATCCTGCCCgataaatgattttaaatggaCCAGAGGAGCTTTTAATGAATATTAGTCTCAGAATTTTTGTTTAATACTATATACACTTCCCAAAGTAAAAACACTGGTGCAGATGGCAGAGAAGTTGATGAAAGATGTGACAGCAGATACATACTTCTGCTTCAAGTAGTTCTCTACTGTTATGGAGTGCAGTCATTGAAGAACATTAGCAGAGCTAAAGTAGCCTCAATAAACTGACAAAACTGatacacgtaacatccgacttacgtccacccgtacttgtGACCACGGCGagcagatgctttttaaaaaaaattttgttCAATGTCTGGCAATGCATaccacagttacggcagcacagtatcccagcatctcactctcacacagcgatctaccactacagtagtacttagaacccttgcgtcggctattttgaatgccattcaacttgcgtccaatctgactggccggttggttggaaccgatcccggttgcAAGTTGGATGTTACATGTATATGAAAGAAGAGATTTGTTATGCAAATGTCTACTCTTGAGTAGACCAAATATCACATGCAGAAACAAAGTTATTCTCTCCTGAAATCACAGACCGAACTCTTCCTGCTGACTCACTCTGTTATTCAAGTAAATGCCAGCAAACCTTTCAACCCATTCAATTTCTTGGTCTGAGAAAAGTGTTCATCAGCAGTCTTTGACCCACTCAATGCTGCACGCCGAGTTATTCCACGTTTTCCATCTCATTACTGTGCACAACctgcttcttcctctcttcagtttAAGTGTTactttgcaaatgaagcttTTTTCTTGCAGCTGGCAACAATTTGCAGTGCACTGCTATGTAAATAGTGCTGTCTTCCCACTCTCTCCACCAGTTATCTTCTGAGTGGTTGTAAAATGAGAAACTGAGCCGATTAAATCTCGGATCTCTTGTGTTTCTAAAATCTGTCACACAACTACAATCATGTTGAGAGTGCAGTCAGtgattaaacaaacaacaattctCATTAAACAATAACTCCAACTTTGTGTTGGACAAACCTGGAGGAAACGCTCCATGCGGCAGGACGAGTGTTCAGGTCCGGCTCCGTCGTAGCCATGAGGCAGCAGGATCACCATTCCACACTGCAGAAGCCACTTGGCCTCACCTGGACACACGCATATGTTTAATCTACttcaaaaatgttgatgaatcTCTGAAGGATATGCACGTGAGCGTTTACCTCCGGAAATGAAGGTGTCAAAGATAATCTGAGCACCATTGAAGAAGTCGCCAAACTGAGCCTCCCAGATGGGCAAGAGCTTGGGCTGAGCGATGCTCATTCCGTACTCGAATCCGAGCACTGCCTCCTCAGACAGAGGGCTGTTACACACCTTAAACATGAAAAGCAACGAGTCAGCCAACCTGGAAAGAGTGACTTCATAGCCAGAGAGGTCCTTACCTCCAGCTGACCTGTCTGTTCCGAGCTGATGTGGTTCAGAGGAATGTACATGTCATTGGTTTCTTGGCAAACCACCATGGCGTGACGCTGACTGAACGTGCCTCTCCCCACGTCCTGTCCGCTAATCCGAATATTGAAGCCTAACAGAGAAAAGTTTGCTTTCAATATAGCAATAACAAATAAGGTTGAGGATGACACATCACAGCAATATATAGTCTAattcagaggtgggcaattcagttTCCTATGGGGCCAGGTTATACATTGAGACggttgagaggggccgtcaaacccaaagaaaggaggggaagagaaaactgaaaataaacatcatGTGATGGCATCATGTTCTGTGTGTacattctcaatgtgtctcatagatttcaaaatctactttaaATTCTAATGTATTCTAAGCGACAacaaatactcctaaaataactaacagaaagaagaacaaaaaaaataatcaaaggaGAAAGTTATGTtccagttgcatcataatgaacaaaaaaacaacaatgtcagttttatactctgactccatgagggccacataaatacagtcagagGGCCGCAttcggcccccgggccacacttcgcccaggtctggtctaatttatttgtttttgatagTCATTGGCGGATTCAAAGTGAAACAGCAGCTTTGTTCCTCTTCTGTGGCAATGCCACTTGCATGTGACATTCAAAATttgtgaaacagaaaaatgatgagaagaaaaatgagaTGGGAACAGAGAATCTAAGGGCTTGATGAAGTTCAGACCTTGATCACTTACCGGTACTTTACACATGCAACGGGGTTTCCAACACATGTAAACTAGCGTGGCACACCACCACAGCTCAAATGAGAGCctgaagaaaaatgatctcttttcaTGGGGAGGCGAACGCAAACGTGAcggtattctttttttttcatggataaATCCCAaaggaaatattaaaataagtGAAGTCAGTTGCTCAAACTGAAGTCGCGTATTCCGGACAGACATTTGAAGAGACGGACCGACTTCTCATGATTTAAAAGAAGCATATTTATTATCGCCAATTCAGTCAATATCAAGGTCTTTATTTTTGGGGGTCCGGGGCTATGTGATGACCTTTGACTTATTGAAGATGAGTGAGAGATTACACTAGCAGAAGAGTCAGACCTGTTGGTGTGGTCAGGTCAGGTAGCTATGTTTAACATGCTAACTGACTGAGGTAGTAATCTGCTGCTGTTATTGAGGACTATTTGCTGTTCTATTAACTGCAAACAAGGAGTGAGGAGGATGAGTCTCTCCATCATTGCTTCCTCCATTTGGTTTTTGTCAATGTCCTACTAGGACCTGGCATTAACAGAGATCTTGCAACCCTTTGTGAGCAGAACCGCCTCACTAGCTCTTCTGCTAACagcccaaaacaaacattttttgggAGCACAGACGTAACCAACACAAAAGCAGTATTTCTTTACTTGTTTTGCTTGGGGTTCCTGAGTTCCACTCCAAAAGTTAGAACTATTCCAAACAAATCAAATGAAGTTCAATTAGACTAAACTAAGAGAGGAACATTGTTGACACCAGTCGAGTAAGAGGCGACTTCATGCTTGATGCGCTCACGCCGCCAGTCACACTGACCTTGGCTGAGAAGGGAGCCAAAGGCTAACGCTTCTGCTGTGGACCAGTCCAGTTTGGTCCCCTCTTCCAACTTCTGCAGCCGAGCCTGGCGACACACACAATGAATAACAGACAAGATTGCATCACTTGACTCCAAAAGCACAGAGAAACTAAGTTCACATCAGCCAGACCTGAACGTGAGTCTTCCCGAGGTGGCCGTGAACCTGGATATGCTCCGGGATTTCCACTGACTTGGCACCCACAAACTGCAGGAGTGGAATGGGAACGCCAGTGTCCCAGGTGGTGACTTTGGGCTGCGGTTCCACCAGGTCCCCCCAACGACCCTGAAGGTTGGTGGGTGGTGGGCTGTACAAGGTCATGTTGGCAAGCTTATCATTCAGCATGGTGTAGTGTTGGGACTTGATCTGCTGGCACTCGTCTTCTGTCATCAGACCCTCAGAGATGAGCTGGTCCGAGTAGGAATCAGGGACACTCTTTCTCGAGCTGTGAGATGAGAGAGTCTTTACTATTAAAAGTAACATGACACCATATATCTTCTGACCACTTCTGACTCTAACCACAAGGAAGACTGTCTTACAGTCAAACCACTTCATTCATCACTATTATTCTCATGATTCATATTTAACTGACCGAATGATCCTGTACATGGCCGGGTTAGTAAAAAAAGGCTCGTCCAGTTCATTGTGGCCCCACTGTCGGTAGCAGATCAGGTCCAAAATCACGTCCTTCCTGAAGTGTCTCTGGTACTCCACTGCCAGACGAGTGGCTCTCATCACATCCTCGGCATCGTCCCCGTTGACATGGATAACAGCACAGTTCACCATCTTGCCTGTCGACCAAAGAACTGTCATTAGACTGCATGCAATCTGACGCATACCCCATAAGACCGGGGATGGTCACTGACCGACATCACTGCAGTACATGGAGGATCTCCCTCTCTCTGATGGAGTTGTGTAGCCCACTTGGTTGTTGACAATCAAGTGAATGCTGCCACCAACTCTGTAGTGCGGAAGGTTTGAGAGGGTCAACGTTTCGGGAACGATGCCTTGACCCGGAAAAGAGCCATCACCATGGACCTGTGGAAAGAGCCGCTCACTgtcatttgttttaatgtttgtgGAACCATAATAGTGATTTAGTTTCACACCGTTTTGGCAGAGGATTTCCTTATAATTAAGTACTGTCTTTTTAATAGAAATACAACAGAGCCATCATGGCGTCACCAACATCAGCCTTCATACCGCTCGTATGTACGACAAAACAACAACCTTATACTCCAGCAGCTGTGAGATTCGCGATCAGTCTACATGTTTGCAGTAATATTTCTGTCAACAGATGATATAATGTTTTATCTGAACTACTCAGACGAACAAGTACATGTACATGAATAagttcataaaaaaatacaaagatgGATGCATACATACAGACTTGGTTAAAAAGTACAACGCTCTTAA
It contains:
- the dhtkd1 gene encoding 2-oxoadipate dehydrogenase complex component E1, yielding MSALLSLRSPLSRLPLGVTRQVVGCCYHTEKGVYGYQPKRSRRLLTSEGDRISALNQDHTLARLVEAYRAHGHKAAKINPLLPDKPVVDSVPEINMLTETVTGQLNTSGLRHFGKAVASVEEVQTYLEQAYCGHLSVEISQLTSLEEREWFADRFEELKKTSFSPEEKKKLAEIMLQSQEFDHFLATKFATVKRYGGEGAESMMGFFLELFHQAAHTGVTDVVIGMPHRGRLNLLTGLLKFPPELMFRKMRGLSEFPETTTSIGDVLSHLTSSVELDFGAQQPLHVTLLPNPSHLEAINPVAMGKARARQQLRKEGDYSSQDTAQPGDQVICLQVHGDGSFPGQGIVPETLTLSNLPHYRVGGSIHLIVNNQVGYTTPSERGRSSMYCSDVGKMVNCAVIHVNGDDAEDVMRATRLAVEYQRHFRKDVILDLICYRQWGHNELDEPFFTNPAMYRIIRSRKSVPDSYSDQLISEGLMTEDECQQIKSQHYTMLNDKLANMTLYSPPPTNLQGRWGDLVEPQPKVTTWDTGVPIPLLQFVGAKSVEIPEHIQVHGHLGKTHVQARLQKLEEGTKLDWSTAEALAFGSLLSQGFNIRISGQDVGRGTFSQRHAMVVCQETNDMYIPLNHISSEQTGQLEVCNSPLSEEAVLGFEYGMSIAQPKLLPIWEAQFGDFFNGAQIIFDTFISGGEAKWLLQCGMVILLPHGYDGAGPEHSSCRMERFLQMCDSKEEGVDSDQVNMAVVNPTTSAQYFHLLRRQMIRNFRKPLIVVGPKTLLRFSGAASSLSDMAPGTSFRPVLGDNSVPAESVQKVVLCSGKHYYALLKQRESTPSAQQNAAIIRVEELCPFPLEALQQELNKYTNAKEFVWSQEEPQNMGAWSFVAPRFEKQLACKLRLVSRPALPAPAVGIGTLHQQQQEAILSATFS